One stretch of Pelmatolapia mariae isolate MD_Pm_ZW linkage group LG3_W, Pm_UMD_F_2, whole genome shotgun sequence DNA includes these proteins:
- the ache gene encoding acetylcholinesterase, translating to MKESRHLLQIHRPYSHTKMQPTMVLLFSSIFFLSFIIPVCFSQNEGDLVVQTRTGRVRGIRQLVPDQSYITAFLGIPFAEPPLGNRRFRPPEPKRPWTGVIEAKEYPNACYQYVDTAFPGFQGSEMWNPNRDMNEDCLYLNVWVPSSPRPHNLTVMVWIYGGGFYSGSSSLDVYDGRYLAHSETVIVVSMNYRIGAFGFLALHGSSEAPGNVGLLDQRMALQWVQDNIHFFGGNPKQVTIFGESAGGASVGFHLLSPDSRPTFTRAILQSGVPNCPWASVSPAEARRRATQLAKFVGCNGGNDTEIIDCLRSKNPQQLIDHEWQVLPWSALFRFSFVPVVDGEFLPDTPEAMVNSGNFKDTQILLGVNQNEGSYFLLYGAPGFSKDNDSLISREDFLESVRLSVPHANDIGLEAVVLQYTDWMDENNEIKNRDAMDDIVGDHNVICPLAHFARSYAQHNALKANAGGINFGGVNSGNSQGGVYLYLFDHRASNLAWPEWMGVIHGYEIEFVFGLPLEKRLNYTRDEEKLSRRMMKYWANFARTGNPNDVQGDRGKRWPVFTVSEQKHVGLNTESLKIHKGLRNQMCAFWNRFLPRLLNITDNIDEAERQWKVEFHRWSSYMMHWKSQFDHYSKQERCTDL from the exons ATGAAAGAGTCACGACATCTGCTTCAGATACACAGACCATATTCGCATACAAAGATGCAGCCCACTATGGTTCTTCTCTTCTCCTCGATCTTCTTCCTGTCTTTCATCATCCCAGTCTGCTTCTCCCAGAACGAGGGAGACCTGGTTGTTCAGACACGTACCGGTCGAGTTCGAGGCATCCGCCAGCTGGTGCCGGATCAAAGCTACATAACTGCTTTTCTGGGCATCCCCTTTGCTGAGCCCCCACTGGGGAACCGCCGTTTCCGTCCTCCGGAACCCAAACGTCCGTGGACTGGAGTGATCGAGGCCAAGGAATATCCCAACGCGTGCTATCAGTATGTGGACACAGCATTCCCAGGCTTCCAGGGCAGTGAGATGTGGAATCCTAACAGAGACATGAATGAGGACTGCCTCTACCTCAATGTCTGGGTGCCCTCCTCGCCCAGACCTCACAACCTCACTGTCATGGTGTGGATCTATGGTGGAG GGTTCTACAGTGGATCTTCTTCTCTGGATGTGTATGATGGTCGTTACCTAGCTCACAGCGAGACAGTCATTGTGGTTTCGATGAACTACCGGATCGGTGCTTTCGGCTTCCTGGCTCTGCATGGCTCCTCCGAGGCTCCTGGCAATGTCGGCCTCCTTGACCAGAGGATGGCGCTGCAGTGGGTACAAGACAACATCCATTTCTTTGGTGGAAACCCTAAACAG GTTACGATCTTTGGCGAGAGTGCTGGTGGAGCTTCAGTAGGGTTCCACCTGTTGTCTCCAGACAGCCGACCCACTTTCACTAGAGCCATCCTCCAGAGTGGAGTCCCCAACTGCCCCTGGGCCTCAGTGAGTCCCGCTGAAGCCCGCAGACGTGCCACACAGCTAGCAAAGTTCGTCGGTTGCAACGGAGGCAATGACACCGAGATAATAGACTGTCTGCGCAGTAAAAATCCACAGCAACTTATCGATCATGAGTGGCAG GTTCTGCCATGGTCCGCTCTGTTCCGATTTTCATTTGTGCCTGTTGTGGATGGTGAGTTTCTGCCCGACACTCCTGAGGCCATGGTCAACTCAGGGAACTTTAAAGACACACAGATTCTCCTCGGCGTTAATCAGAATGAAGGCTCCTACTTCCTGCTGTATGGAGCACCAGGCTTCAGCAAGGACAACGACAGTCTGATCTCCAGAGAGGACTTCCTGGAAA GTGTTAGGTTGAGCGTACCTCATGCTAATGATATCGGCCTGGAAGCAGTGGTGCTGCAGTACACAGACTGGATGGATGAGAATAATGAGATAAAAAACCGTGATGCCATGGATGACATTGTCGGTGACCACAACGTCATCTGCCCGCTGGCCCACTTCGCTCGCTCCTATGCACAACACAATGCCCTCAAGGCTAACGCGGGTGGCATCAACTTTGGTGGGGTGAACAGTGGAAACTCACAAG GAGGGGTCTATCTTTACCTTTTCGATCACCGGGCATCCAATCTGGCCTGGCCAGAATGGATGGGGGTGATCCATGGCTATGAGATTGAATTTGTTTTCGGGCTGCCACTGGAGAAGAGACTCAACTACACCCGAGATGAGGAGAAGCTAAGCCGACGTATGATGAAATATTGGGCCAACTTTGCTCGGACTGG AAATCCCAATGACGTGCAGGGAGATAGAGGGAAACGCTGGCCTGTGTTTACCGTCAGCGAGCAAAAACATGTTGGCCTCAACACCGAATCACTCAAGATTCACAAAGGTTTGCGAAACCAGATGTGCGCATTCTGGAATCGCTTCCTGCCACGCCTTCTCAATATTACTG